The following are from one region of the Schistocerca cancellata isolate TAMUIC-IGC-003103 chromosome 11, iqSchCanc2.1, whole genome shotgun sequence genome:
- the LOC126108339 gene encoding uncharacterized transmembrane protein DDB_G0289901-like, with product MRLAVGDFYVEKEISCREIENGVDGGGSRGRSGRRSEPRQEWTAERAAAGVDGGGSRGRSGRRSEPWQEWTAERAAAGVDGGGSRGRSGRRRELRQEWMAERAAAGVDGGGSCGRSGRRSGPRQEWTAERADAGVDGGGSRGRSGRRSEPRQEWTAERAAAGVDGGGSCGRSGWRSEPQQEWTAEGAAAGVDGGAARGRSGRRSEPRQEWMAEGAAAGVDGGASRGRSGRRRELRQEWTAERPAAGVDGGASRGRSGRQCEPRQEWTAEGAAAGEDGGASRSRSGRRRELRQEWTAERPVAGVDGGASRSRSGWRREPRQEWTAERAAAGVDGGASRGRSGRRSEPPQEWTAERAAAGVDGGGSCGRSGWRSEPRKEWTAEGAAAGVDGGAARGRSGRRRELWQEWTAERPTAGVDGGASRSRSGRRREPRQEWTAERAAAGVDGGGSCGRSGWRSEPRQEWTAEGAAAGVDGGVARGRSGRRSEPQQEWTAEGAAAGMDGGASRGRSGRRSEPRQEWTAVGAVAGVDGGAIRSRSGRRSEPRQEWTAERAAAGVDGGGSCARSGRRRELRQEWMAEGAAAGVDGGGSRGRSGRRSGPRQEWTAEGAAAGVDGGGSRGRSGRRSEPRQEWTAERAAAGVDGGGSRGRSGRRRELRQEWTAERPTAGVDGGASRSRSGRRRELRQEWTAERPAAGVDGGASRGRSGRRRELRQEWTAERPAAGVDGGASRSRRGRRREPRQEWTAERAAAGVDGGGSRGRSGRRRELRQVWTAERAAAGVDGGASRGRSGRRREPRQEWTAEGAAAGVDGGASRGRSGRRSEPQQEWTAEGAAAGVDGGASRGRSGRRRELRQEWTAERPAAGVEGGASRSRSGQRR from the coding sequence gagtggacggcggagggagccgcggcaggagtggacggcggagcgagccgcggcaggagtggacggcggagcgagccgcggcaggagtggacggcggagggagccgcggcaggagtggacggcggagcgagccgtggcaggagtggacggcggagcgagctgcggcaggagtggacggcggagggagccgcggcaggagtggacggcggagggagctgcggcaggagtggatggcggagcgagccgcggcaggagtggacggtggagggagctgcggcaggagtggacggcggagcggcCCGCGGCAGGAGTGGACAGCGGAGCGAGCCGacgcaggagtggacggcggagggagccgcggcaggagtggaaggcggagcgagccgcggcaggagtggacggcggagcgagccgcggcaggagtggacggcggagggagctgcGGCAGGAGTGGATGGCGGAGCGAGCCgcagcaggagtggacggcggagggagctgcggcaggagtggacggcggagcggcCCGCGGCAGGAGTGGGCGGCGGAgcgagccgcggcaggagtggatggcggagggagctgcggcaggagtggatggcggagcgagccgcggcaggagtggacggcggagggagctgcggcaggagtggacggcggagcggcccgcggcaggagtggacggcggagcgagccgcggcaggagtggacggcagtgcgagccgcggcaggagtggacggcggagggagctgcGGCAGGAGAGGATGGCGGAGCGAGCCgcagcaggagtggacggcggagggagctgcggcaggagtggacggcggagcggcccgtggcaggagtggacggcggagcgagccgcAGCAGGAGTGGATGGCGGAGggagccgcggcaggagtggacggcggagcgagccgcggcaggagtggacggcggagcgagccgcggcaggagtggacggcggagcgagccgccgcaggagtggacggcggagcgagccgcggcaggagtggacggcggagggagctgcGGCAGGAGTGGATGGCGGAGCGAGCCGCGgaaggagtggacggcggagggagctgcggcaggagtggacggcggagcggcccgcggcaggagtggacggcggagggagctgtggcaggagtggacggcggagcggcccacggcaggagtggacggcggagcgagccgcagcaggagtggacggcggagggagccgcggcaggagtggacggcggagcgagccgcggcaggagtggacggcggagggagctgcggcaggagtggatggcggagcgagccgcggcaggagtggacagcggagggagctgcggcaggagtggacggcggagtggcccgcggcaggagtggacggcggagcgagccgcagcaggagtggacggcggagggagccgcGGCAGGAAtggacggcggagcgagccgcggcaggagtggacggcggagcgagccgcggcaggagtggacggcggtgGGAGCCgtggcaggagtggacggcggagcgatccgcagcaggagtggacggcggagcgagccgcggcaggagtggacggcggagcgagccgcagcaggagtggacggcggagggagctgcgccaggagtggacggcggagggagctgcGGCAGGAGTGGATGGCGGAGGGAGCTGCGGCAGGAGTGGATGGCGGAGggagccgcggcaggagtggacggcggagcggcccgcggcaggagtggacggcggagggagccgcagcaggagtggacggcggagggagccgcggcaggagtggacggcggagcgagccgcggcaggagtggacggcggagcgagccgcggcaggagtggacggtggagggagccgcggcaggagtggacggcggagggagctgcggcaggagtggacggcagAGCGGCCcacggcaggagtggacggcggagcgagccgcagcaggagtggacggcggagggagctgcggcaggagtggacggcggagcggcctgcggcaggagtggacggcggagcgagccgcggcaggagtggacggcggagggagctgcggcaggagtggacggcggagcggcccgcggcaggagtggacggcggagcgagccgcAGCAGGAGAGGACGGCGGAGggagccgcggcaggagtggacggcggagcgagccgcggcaggagtggacggcggagggagccgcggcaggagtggacggcggagggagctgcggcaggtgtggacggcggagcgagccgcggcaggagtggacggcggagcgagccgcggcaggagtggacggcggagggagccgcggcaggagtggacggcggagggagccgcggcaggagtggacggcggagcgagccgtggcaggagtggacggcggagcgagccgcagcaggagtggacggcggagggagccgcggcaggagtggatggcggagcgagccgcggcaggagtggacggcggagggagctgcggcaggagtggacggcggagcggcCCGCGGCAGGAGTGGAAGGCGGAGCGAGCCGCAGCAGGAGTGGACAGCGGAGGtag